Below is a window of Hyphomonas neptunium ATCC 15444 DNA.
CGCTCCTGCGCTGCATGGCGTGCGAGGAATGCGCCGGACTGCTGGATGATCGTGGACTTTGCACAGTTTGTGTTGCGCCATATCTCCAGGTGGATGCGGGTGCATTAACGGCCGCAAAGGTCGGTAGCGCTGTGGCGCTCCCCATGTCGATCGGCAACCTCTCTGGTGTCGGGCGCCCGCTGTTTGTCACCGGGCTTTGGAGCCGCGAGGGCTCTGGCGCCTGGCGGGAGGAAAATCTGGGCTGGGAACGCCTGGATGCCGGCGAATCTCGCCCCATCAGCATCGTTGCAAACCAGATCGAACACGCCGGCGCCCATGGCCTGCAACTCCTCATCGCCCTGGCCAGCCGTTGGCGCTGGCGCCAGGAAAATTTCGCCTTCACCGCCAACCTCACTTTGATGGTTGAAGACGCCGGATCGGATAAAGGCCCGGTCGTCAATATTGGCGGCGAGAGCGCGGGACACGGGAATCTTGTCTACATATCAGGCAAGAATGACACGAAACCGGATGTTCAGCGGTCTGATGAAGCGGTTCAGCTTGCGCTCGTAAGAGCAGAGCGGGAGGAGCGCCGCCTCAGCCTTCGGGGTCTGGATGCAGACAATTGGATTCCCCGCAATGCTGAATTCATCTGGAAAGATTTCGGCGAGGGCGACGCGCCCTTCAACGGCCCGATCATGACGCAGGACGGCATGCTCGCCGCCGGGCGCAGCCGCACGCGCCGTCAGGGCGGGGAAGGGGATGTCAGGCTTCTGGTGTTTGATGCCGACGGCGGGCTGGATGAAACCGCCAGCCGCCTCATCTCCCGGCGCCACTTTGAACTCTATATTGAATCAGACCGCCTCATCCTTCGCGTAACGGCCGGTAGTGGCCTG
It encodes the following:
- a CDS encoding FHA domain-containing protein, whose translation is MPIPSSRPPAPQRTQSECCYRSALDREATFCGDCGKPLLRCMACEECAGLLDDRGLCTVCVAPYLQVDAGALTAAKVGSAVALPMSIGNLSGVGRPLFVTGLWSREGSGAWREENLGWERLDAGESRPISIVANQIEHAGAHGLQLLIALASRWRWRQENFAFTANLTLMVEDAGSDKGPVVNIGGESAGHGNLVYISGKNDTKPDVQRSDEAVQLALVRAEREERRLSLRGLDADNWIPRNAEFIWKDFGEGDAPFNGPIMTQDGMLAAGRSRTRRQGGEGDVRLLVFDADGGLDETASRLISRRHFELYIESDRLILRVTAGSGLRVNGNAYGEGKTVRLADGDVIAPMVSAPDTLCLRVNFRTEHGSARQITLQRLATNRK